In the genome of Polaribacter sp. MED152, one region contains:
- a CDS encoding methylmalonyl-CoA mutase subunit beta, giving the protein MSKFLFDEFEPVSAATWKQKIQVDLKGADYNKTLLSKTDEGITIKPFYTKEDRSNTNIALPKNGFNICQTIFIDDEKIANSLALDALKRGANTIQFKATKPFNPKPLLKGFPGKTILYFKLNFLDADFINQLSEFCDDNNTYIQTDIIGNLAETGNWFTNLNDDHKKLEAIAINAKNCITVSADLYQNAGANCTQQLAYALAHANEYLNHLGKDAASKINFSFAVGSNYFFEIAKLRAFRILWSALLNEYDAANQTAHIFTQPSLRNKTLYDYNVNMLRTTSECMSAILGGSNTISNVSYDEIYHKSNEFGERISRNQLLILQQESYFKEAQSFANGAYYIDSITNQLAEKALDIFKNIEKTGGFLKQLKEGTIQRKINEIAAKEEENFSTNKTVLLGTNLQINADDKMKHDLELYPFVKQRNIKTLITPIVRKRLSETVEKERLNNE; this is encoded by the coding sequence ATGAGTAAATTTCTATTTGATGAATTTGAACCTGTATCAGCAGCTACTTGGAAACAAAAAATTCAGGTAGATTTAAAAGGTGCAGATTATAATAAAACATTACTATCTAAAACTGATGAAGGGATAACGATAAAACCTTTCTACACCAAAGAAGATAGAAGCAACACAAACATAGCTTTACCTAAAAATGGGTTTAATATTTGTCAAACTATTTTTATTGATGACGAAAAAATAGCCAACTCTTTAGCTTTAGATGCGTTGAAAAGAGGTGCAAATACTATTCAATTTAAAGCAACAAAACCATTCAATCCAAAACCTCTACTTAAAGGTTTTCCAGGTAAAACTATATTATACTTTAAGTTAAACTTTTTAGATGCTGACTTTATAAACCAACTTTCTGAATTTTGTGATGATAACAACACTTATATTCAAACAGATATTATTGGTAATTTAGCTGAAACTGGCAATTGGTTTACAAACTTAAATGACGATCATAAAAAATTAGAGGCAATTGCTATAAATGCAAAGAATTGCATTACTGTTTCTGCAGATTTATATCAAAATGCAGGTGCAAATTGCACCCAGCAACTAGCATATGCATTAGCACATGCAAATGAGTATTTGAATCATTTAGGTAAAGATGCAGCCAGTAAAATTAATTTCAGTTTTGCAGTAGGTAGTAATTATTTTTTCGAAATCGCCAAATTAAGAGCTTTTCGAATTTTATGGAGCGCCCTTCTTAACGAGTATGATGCAGCCAACCAAACAGCACACATTTTTACACAACCTAGCTTGCGCAATAAAACATTATACGATTATAATGTAAATATGCTAAGAACAACCTCTGAATGCATGAGTGCAATTTTAGGTGGTTCAAATACCATTTCTAACGTTTCTTATGATGAAATATATCATAAATCTAATGAGTTTGGAGAGCGTATTTCTAGAAATCAACTGTTAATTTTACAGCAAGAAAGCTACTTTAAAGAAGCACAAAGTTTTGCAAATGGTGCTTATTATATAGATTCAATTACGAATCAACTAGCAGAAAAAGCTCTTGATATTTTTAAAAATATAGAAAAAACAGGTGGATTTTTAAAACAGTTAAAAGAAGGCACCATCCAAAGAAAAATAAATGAAATCGCTGCTAAAGAAGAAGAAAATTTTAGTACTAATAAAACTGTTTTATTAGGTACAAATTTACAAATCAATGCAGATGATAAGATGAAGCACGATTTAGAATTGTACCCTTTTGTAAAGCAAAGAAATATAAAAACATTAATCACTCCAATTGTTCGAAAACGGCTTTCTGAAACAGTTGAAAAAGAACGCTTAAACAATGAGTAG
- the scpA gene encoding methylmalonyl-CoA mutase yields MSRKDVSNIKIPESNKTNSDGYKHEDFVAGIAPNLRGPYSTMYVRRPWTIRQYAGFSTAEESNAFYRRNLEAGQKGLSVAFDLATHRGYDSDHERVQGDVGKAGVAIDSVEDMKVLFDKIPLDKMSVSMTMNGAVLPILAFYIVAAEEQGVAPELLSGTIQNDILKEFMVRNTYIYPPSPSMKIIADIFKYTSSNMPKFNSISISGYHMQEAGATAEIELAYTLADGLEYIKKGIEAGMDIDTFAPRLSFFWAIGMDHFTEIAKLRAARMLWAKIVKQFNPKNPKSLALRTHCQTSGWSLTEQDPFNNVARTTIEAMAAAFGGTQSLHTNALDEAIALPTDFSARIARNTQIYLQQETQITQTVDPWAGSYHVEKLTEEIANKAWNLIQEVEELGGMTKAIEKGIPKLRIEEAAAQKQAKIDSGQDVIVGVNKYQLKQEDPLHILEVDNEAVRKSQVERLTTLKANRDTKKVENCLKDLTQAAKTNEGNLLDLAVKAAKNRATLGEISDALEEVFGRHKAVTKTISGVYSKEIKDDKLFKEAADLANKFAELEGRRPRIMIAKLGQDGHDRGAKVVATGYADLGFDVDIGPLFQTPQEATKQAVENDVHILGISSLAAGHKTLVPQVIAELKKYGREDIMVIVGGVIPAQDYQYLFDAGAVGVFGPGTKIAQAAIDLIKILMDSIAE; encoded by the coding sequence ATGAGTAGAAAAGATGTTTCAAATATAAAAATACCAGAGAGCAACAAAACAAATTCTGATGGTTACAAACATGAAGATTTTGTGGCTGGAATTGCTCCTAACTTAAGAGGCCCATATTCTACAATGTATGTTCGCAGGCCATGGACTATTAGACAATATGCAGGTTTTTCTACTGCAGAAGAAAGCAATGCTTTCTATAGAAGAAATTTAGAAGCAGGTCAAAAAGGGCTATCAGTCGCTTTTGATTTAGCTACACATAGAGGTTACGATTCAGATCATGAACGTGTGCAAGGAGATGTAGGTAAAGCTGGTGTTGCTATTGATTCTGTAGAAGACATGAAGGTTTTGTTTGATAAAATTCCATTAGATAAAATGTCTGTTTCTATGACAATGAATGGAGCAGTTTTACCAATTTTGGCTTTCTATATTGTAGCTGCAGAAGAACAAGGTGTAGCTCCAGAATTATTATCAGGTACAATCCAGAATGATATTCTAAAGGAGTTTATGGTAAGAAACACATACATCTACCCTCCTTCTCCTTCTATGAAAATTATTGCTGATATTTTTAAATATACCAGTAGTAATATGCCGAAATTCAACTCGATTTCTATTTCTGGCTATCACATGCAAGAAGCAGGTGCTACTGCAGAAATTGAATTGGCATACACTCTAGCTGATGGTTTAGAGTACATTAAGAAAGGAATTGAAGCAGGTATGGATATAGATACTTTTGCGCCAAGGTTATCTTTCTTTTGGGCAATTGGTATGGATCATTTTACAGAAATTGCTAAACTAAGAGCTGCAAGAATGCTTTGGGCTAAAATTGTAAAACAGTTTAATCCAAAAAACCCAAAATCTTTAGCACTAAGAACTCACTGTCAAACAAGTGGTTGGTCTTTAACAGAACAAGATCCGTTTAACAATGTAGCCAGAACCACAATAGAAGCAATGGCTGCAGCATTTGGTGGCACACAAAGTTTACATACAAATGCACTGGATGAAGCAATTGCGTTACCAACTGATTTTTCAGCTAGAATTGCTAGAAACACGCAAATATATCTACAACAAGAAACTCAGATTACCCAAACTGTAGATCCTTGGGCTGGTAGTTATCACGTTGAAAAACTAACAGAAGAAATTGCAAACAAAGCATGGAACCTAATTCAAGAGGTAGAAGAATTAGGAGGCATGACTAAAGCTATTGAAAAAGGAATTCCTAAATTAAGAATTGAAGAAGCTGCTGCTCAAAAACAAGCAAAAATTGATAGTGGACAAGATGTAATAGTTGGGGTAAATAAATATCAACTAAAGCAAGAAGATCCTTTGCATATCTTAGAGGTAGATAATGAAGCTGTGCGTAAATCTCAAGTAGAAAGATTAACAACCTTAAAAGCAAATAGAGATACAAAAAAGGTTGAAAACTGTTTAAAAGATTTAACTCAGGCAGCGAAAACTAATGAAGGTAATTTATTAGATTTAGCTGTAAAAGCCGCAAAAAACAGAGCTACTTTAGGTGAAATTTCTGATGCTTTAGAAGAAGTTTTTGGCAGACACAAAGCTGTAACTAAAACCATATCTGGTGTGTATAGTAAAGAAATAAAAGACGATAAACTTTTTAAAGAAGCTGCAGATTTAGCGAATAAATTTGCAGAATTAGAAGGTAGGCGTCCAAGAATAATGATTGCTAAATTAGGGCAAGATGGACATGATAGAGGCGCAAAAGTAGTGGCTACTGGATATGCAGATTTAGGTTTTGATGTAGATATTGGACCATTATTTCAAACACCTCAAGAAGCAACAAAACAAGCTGTTGAAAATGATGTACATATACTAGGAATATCATCTTTAGCTGCAGGTCATAAAACGTTAGTTCCGCAAGTTATTGCAGAGTTAAAAAAATATGGTAGAGAAGATATTATGGTAATTGTTGGTGGAGTAATACCTGCACAAGATTATCAATATTTATTTGATGCAGGTGCAGTAGGCGTATTTGGTCCTGGTACTAAAATTGCACAAGCTGCCATTGATTTAATTAAAATACTAATGGATAGTATTGCAGAGTAA
- a CDS encoding GH3 auxin-responsive promoter family protein translates to MAILGNIIKGVINLTDSLSSEVDHVEAQEKMLRTLLETAKDTQFGKKYNFKTILLSDDICESFADVVPYFDYNKINEKWWHKLHEGQVDVTWPGTPSYFALSSGTTGKSSKRIPVTDAMIDAIKSSGIKQVLSLNHFNLPSDFFEKEIMMLGSSTDLKEKDDHLEGEISGISASNIPFWFKGYYKPGEEIAKIDDWDDRVLHIAQNAKSWDIGALSGIPAWIELMLQEVIKYHNLNNIHEIWPNLQVYTSGGVAFSPYEKSFKALLGKPVTVIDTYLASEGYIATQTRPETDAMQLNTENGIYFEFVPMNPDYIKADGSIKKNAPSLTLKDVELDQDYILIISTVSGAWRYLIGDTIAFTNIEKAEIKITGRTKFFLNTVGSQLSVNKMDDAMKNLEEKFNTKITEYTICAKRFEDGEFYHSWYIGADINANDEEIANSLDEFLKDANKNYRVARSKALKGVKVTVIPVDKFYAWSDLNKKKGGQVKMARVMKEDKFKEWEEFVNN, encoded by the coding sequence ATGGCTATTTTAGGAAACATCATTAAAGGAGTAATTAATTTAACAGACAGTTTATCATCTGAAGTTGATCATGTAGAAGCTCAAGAGAAAATGTTAAGAACTTTACTTGAAACTGCGAAAGACACTCAATTTGGTAAAAAATACAATTTTAAAACTATTCTTTTAAGTGATGACATTTGCGAATCTTTTGCAGATGTAGTTCCTTATTTCGATTATAATAAAATTAACGAAAAATGGTGGCATAAATTACACGAAGGTCAAGTAGATGTAACTTGGCCAGGAACACCTTCTTACTTTGCCTTAAGTTCTGGAACTACAGGAAAAAGCAGTAAAAGAATTCCGGTTACAGATGCAATGATTGATGCCATAAAAAGCTCTGGAATTAAACAAGTACTTTCTTTAAATCATTTTAATTTACCATCAGACTTTTTCGAAAAAGAAATAATGATGCTGGGCAGTTCTACTGATTTAAAAGAAAAAGACGATCATTTAGAAGGAGAGATTAGCGGAATTAGTGCAAGTAATATTCCATTTTGGTTTAAAGGATATTATAAACCAGGAGAAGAAATTGCAAAAATTGATGATTGGGATGATCGCGTTTTACATATCGCCCAAAATGCTAAAAGTTGGGATATTGGAGCTTTAAGTGGAATACCTGCTTGGATTGAATTAATGTTACAAGAAGTTATTAAATATCACAATCTAAATAACATTCATGAAATTTGGCCTAATTTGCAAGTGTACACATCAGGTGGAGTTGCATTTAGTCCTTATGAAAAAAGTTTTAAAGCGCTATTAGGTAAACCTGTAACTGTTATAGATACTTACCTAGCATCTGAAGGATATATAGCTACACAAACCAGACCAGAAACTGATGCTATGCAGTTGAATACCGAGAATGGTATATATTTTGAGTTTGTACCCATGAATCCTGATTATATTAAAGCGGATGGTTCAATAAAGAAAAATGCGCCTTCATTAACCTTAAAGGATGTTGAATTAGACCAAGATTATATTTTAATTATCAGCACAGTTAGTGGTGCTTGGCGTTATTTAATTGGCGACACAATTGCATTTACAAATATCGAAAAGGCCGAGATTAAAATTACAGGTAGAACAAAATTCTTCTTAAACACAGTAGGTTCTCAACTATCTGTAAATAAGATGGATGATGCCATGAAAAATCTAGAAGAAAAATTCAACACAAAAATCACAGAATATACCATTTGTGCAAAACGTTTTGAAGATGGCGAATTTTATCATTCTTGGTATATAGGTGCAGACATTAACGCTAATGATGAAGAAATTGCAAATTCATTAGATGAATTTTTAAAAGACGCGAATAAGAACTACAGAGTTGCCAGAAGCAAAGCTTTAAAAGGCGTTAAAGTAACTGTAATACCTGTAGACAAGTTTTATGCTTGGAGCGATTTAAACAAGAAAAAAGGTGGCCAAGTAAAAATGGCGCGTGTAATGAAAGAAGATAAATTTAAAGAATGGGAAGAATTTGTAAACAACTAA
- a CDS encoding putative DNA modification/repair radical SAM protein, with translation MSFERTLEKLKILADAAKYDVSCSSSGSKRSNKNKGLGDSTGMGICHSYTEDGRCVSLLKILLTNYCIFDCAYCVTRKSNDVKRAAFKVQELVDLTINFYRRNYIEGLFLSSGIFKSADYTMERLVAVAKKLRLEENFNGYIHLKSIPGASDELMREAGLYADRLSVNIEIPTKSGLKLLAPDKNFDDFIKPMEKVKNEIIQYKSEKKIIKSTPKYAPAGQSTQMIVGASGENDFQILKTAEHYYKNFNLKRVYYSGYVPISYDDRLPSIGSKVPMLRENRLYQSDWLTRFYGFQTNEIVNQNHQQLDLDIDPKLSWALRNLHEFPVDVNKADKRMLARIPGVGMKSVSKILMARKYRRLNWDHLKKIGIAFNRAQYFLVCDSNLFERRDLTAEKIKANILRNSNSKYDKLLSPQLNLFS, from the coding sequence ATGTCTTTTGAACGCACTTTAGAGAAACTAAAAATACTAGCAGACGCTGCAAAATATGATGTTTCTTGTTCTTCAAGTGGTAGCAAAAGATCTAATAAAAATAAAGGTTTAGGAGATTCTACAGGAATGGGTATTTGCCATTCTTATACAGAAGATGGCAGATGCGTTTCTTTACTAAAAATTCTATTAACCAATTACTGTATTTTCGATTGCGCTTATTGCGTTACTCGAAAAAGTAACGATGTAAAAAGAGCCGCTTTTAAAGTTCAAGAATTGGTTGATTTAACTATTAATTTCTATCGAAGAAATTATATTGAGGGTCTTTTTTTAAGTTCAGGTATTTTTAAAAGTGCAGATTATACCATGGAACGTTTGGTAGCAGTTGCCAAAAAGTTAAGATTAGAAGAAAATTTCAATGGTTATATTCATTTAAAATCCATTCCTGGTGCTTCAGATGAATTAATGCGTGAAGCAGGGTTGTACGCAGATAGATTAAGCGTAAATATTGAAATCCCTACAAAAAGCGGCTTAAAATTATTAGCTCCAGACAAGAATTTTGATGATTTTATAAAACCTATGGAAAAGGTTAAAAATGAAATTATTCAATATAAAAGTGAAAAGAAAATTATAAAAAGTACACCCAAATATGCTCCTGCAGGCCAAAGTACACAAATGATTGTAGGTGCAAGTGGAGAGAATGATTTTCAAATTTTAAAAACGGCAGAACATTATTATAAAAACTTCAACTTAAAAAGAGTCTATTATTCTGGCTATGTGCCAATTTCTTATGATGATAGATTACCTTCTATTGGAAGTAAAGTACCTATGTTGCGTGAAAATAGATTATATCAATCAGATTGGCTAACCCGTTTTTACGGATTTCAAACTAATGAAATTGTAAATCAAAATCACCAGCAATTAGACTTAGATATCGATCCTAAATTGAGTTGGGCTCTGCGCAATTTGCACGAGTTTCCTGTGGATGTAAATAAGGCTGATAAAAGAATGTTGGCTAGAATTCCTGGAGTTGGTATGAAATCTGTATCTAAAATTTTAATGGCAAGAAAATACAGAAGGTTAAATTGGGATCATCTCAAAAAAATAGGAATTGCATTTAACAGAGCGCAATATTTTTTAGTTTGTGATAGCAATCTATTTGAACGAAGAGATTTAACCGCAGAAAAAATTAAAGCAAATATTTTAAGAAATTCTAACAGTAAATACGATAAGTTACTTAGCCCTCAATTAAATCTTTTTAGCTAA
- a CDS encoding TIGR03915 family putative DNA repair protein — protein sequence MQPKTLIYDGSFEGFLSCVFYVFEYKLQHVTIQNEFVQQNDLFAEQEIISTDKQKSDRVWKGLKSKASIKSSTKIYYAFLSELPKVENVLLDYIQYIFNSTQKVDTDFTQPSVLKTSQIAKNVSREKHRMEAFVRFKLTKDNIYFANIEPDFNVLPLIAKHFKSRYADQKWVIYDIKRNYGLHYDLKSLEFMNMEFPKNFDFTKTDTDFFSDEEFDFQKLWQDYFDSTNIKERKNMKLHVRHVPKRYWKYLSEKQPNL from the coding sequence ATGCAACCTAAAACTTTAATTTACGATGGTAGTTTTGAAGGTTTTTTATCTTGTGTTTTTTACGTTTTTGAATACAAATTACAACATGTAACCATTCAAAATGAGTTTGTACAACAAAATGATTTGTTTGCTGAACAGGAAATTATTAGTACAGATAAACAAAAGTCAGATCGTGTTTGGAAAGGCTTAAAAAGTAAAGCATCAATAAAATCATCTACTAAAATCTATTACGCGTTTTTAAGTGAACTACCTAAAGTAGAAAATGTATTGCTAGACTATATTCAATATATTTTTAACAGTACACAAAAAGTAGATACCGATTTTACGCAGCCCAGTGTTTTAAAAACCTCGCAAATTGCAAAAAATGTAAGCAGAGAAAAGCATAGAATGGAAGCTTTTGTTCGTTTTAAACTCACTAAAGACAACATTTATTTTGCAAATATTGAGCCCGATTTTAATGTTTTACCATTAATTGCAAAGCATTTTAAAAGCAGATATGCAGATCAAAAATGGGTTATTTACGATATTAAAAGAAATTATGGTTTGCATTACGATTTAAAATCCTTAGAGTTTATGAATATGGAATTCCCTAAGAATTTCGATTTTACGAAAACTGATACAGACTTTTTTAGTGATGAAGAATTTGATTTTCAAAAATTATGGCAAGACTATTTTGACAGCACAAATATTAAAGAACGTAAAAACATGAAATTGCATGTAAGACACGTTCCTAAACGTTATTGGAAATATTTAAGTGAAAAACAACCTAACTTATAA
- a CDS encoding FAD/NAD(P)-binding protein, translating to MKKLAIIGFGPRGLHALEMLFLELSKKNKSDIEVHIFENEDELGAGQVWNTKQSTVNWTNITVRALRNLEGRPEINFENLTIPAFPSYINSLSAEEQEALKHLPDQFPPRRDIGKYLKERAQSIVEILQKHKLVKLHKTFVTQIKCVDTIFELVDLTGATYKSDEVLLTIGHQPTKLSEDLTSFEVDSLESNKTFFSETYPIYKIIKSDATSKSKNIAIRGFGLAMIDAVRALTIEKGGRFEISNKNTFASKFITSKNVAEKIIPYSLDGLPMVPKPLNEEIDHQFIPSKKQKERFKNVVLKYANGKLKAENANFLKELFAEIGVAVYNRLENKIECSDSSENLIKTLLMWFENQKHKHECLLNTERNTISLLTNYVSMAANEIEISLDFCVGQVIRHLQPTLYAAFSHAAVEDSLFADVIQFDELMKRYSYGPPIKSMQQLIALYEAQILDFRFVDDPKITAHKDYWRFEKGDARLNCEVVINSVLSAPKLLEVTTPLIMNLLNDDLLQPVHSKLGIETNSDATIVLDDENREIPIAVLGRLAKGSVIGVDAILECFGPRIKDWAKGFVDRL from the coding sequence ATGAAAAAGTTAGCGATAATTGGTTTTGGACCTAGAGGATTACATGCTCTAGAAATGCTTTTTTTAGAGCTATCTAAAAAAAATAAATCAGATATAGAGGTTCACATATTTGAAAATGAAGATGAATTGGGTGCAGGACAAGTTTGGAATACAAAACAATCTACAGTAAACTGGACCAATATTACAGTTAGAGCACTTAGAAATTTGGAAGGAAGACCAGAAATAAATTTTGAAAACCTAACAATACCAGCTTTTCCTTCTTACATCAACTCACTATCTGCAGAAGAACAAGAAGCATTAAAACATTTGCCAGACCAATTCCCTCCAAGAAGAGACATAGGAAAGTATTTAAAAGAAAGAGCGCAATCAATTGTAGAAATATTGCAAAAGCACAAATTGGTAAAACTGCATAAAACCTTTGTAACTCAAATTAAATGTGTAGATACTATTTTTGAGTTAGTAGATTTGACTGGAGCTACCTATAAAAGTGATGAGGTTTTGTTAACCATAGGTCATCAACCAACAAAACTTTCTGAAGACCTGACATCTTTTGAAGTGGATAGTTTGGAAAGCAATAAAACTTTCTTTTCTGAAACGTATCCGATTTATAAAATAATTAAATCAGATGCTACAAGTAAATCTAAAAACATTGCAATTAGAGGTTTTGGTTTGGCAATGATAGATGCTGTAAGAGCTTTAACTATAGAAAAAGGAGGGAGGTTTGAAATTTCGAATAAAAATACATTTGCATCAAAATTCATTACTTCTAAGAATGTTGCTGAAAAAATTATACCTTATTCTTTAGATGGTTTGCCAATGGTTCCTAAGCCTTTAAATGAAGAAATAGATCATCAATTTATCCCATCAAAAAAGCAAAAAGAAAGATTTAAAAATGTTGTATTAAAATATGCTAATGGAAAATTGAAAGCAGAAAATGCAAACTTCTTAAAAGAACTATTTGCTGAAATAGGAGTGGCCGTTTATAATAGATTAGAAAATAAGATTGAATGTTCTGATTCTTCAGAAAACTTAATAAAAACCTTGTTGATGTGGTTTGAAAATCAAAAGCATAAACATGAGTGTTTGTTAAATACAGAAAGAAATACTATTTCGTTACTAACTAATTATGTAAGCATGGCTGCCAACGAAATTGAAATTTCTCTAGATTTTTGTGTTGGCCAAGTAATTAGGCATTTACAGCCCACTTTATATGCAGCTTTTTCGCATGCAGCAGTGGAAGACTCGCTTTTTGCAGATGTCATTCAGTTTGATGAATTGATGAAAAGGTATTCTTATGGGCCACCCATAAAAAGTATGCAGCAGTTAATTGCCTTGTATGAAGCTCAAATTTTAGACTTTAGGTTTGTAGATGATCCAAAAATTACTGCACATAAAGATTATTGGAGGTTTGAAAAAGGTGATGCTAGATTAAATTGCGAGGTTGTTATAAACAGTGTTTTAAGTGCACCTAAATTGCTAGAAGTTACAACACCATTAATCATGAATTTATTAAATGATGACCTATTACAGCCTGTGCATTCTAAGTTGGGTATAGAAACAAATTCAGATGCTACTATTGTTTTAGATGATGAAAATAGAGAAATTCCCATTGCTGTTTTAGGAAGATTGGCAAAAGGAAGTGTTATTGGAGTAGATGCTATCTTAGAATGCTTTGGGCCAAGAATTAAAGATTGGGCTAAGGGATTTGTTGATAGATTATAA